One Solibacillus isronensis DNA segment encodes these proteins:
- a CDS encoding ABC transporter ATP-binding protein, with product MLDFDHLVKRYPDGYVAVENFHLKVEPGEFLVLVGPSGCGKSTTLRMVAGLETISEGELRIEGKRVNEVEPKDRDIAMVFQNYALYPHMNVYDNMAFGLKLRKFSKDQIDKKVRDAAAILGLSELLDKKPKSLSGGQRQRVALGRAIVRDAKLFLMDEPLSNLDAKLRVQMRSEITKLHYRLNTTTIYVTHDQTEAMTMASRIVVMKDGIIQQIGTPREVYDTPENVFVGGFIGSPAMNFLRGNVVGEYFEIASEKVRIPEEKLKVLKEQNYTDREIILGIRPEDIHDGNKQDSSSVVKTKVQVSELTGAEMIVYASIDDQQFVGKIHADADVAMGQELSLNFNLAKAHFFDPATEMRIR from the coding sequence ATGTTAGATTTTGATCATCTTGTAAAACGTTATCCCGATGGCTATGTAGCTGTTGAAAATTTTCATTTAAAGGTTGAACCTGGTGAATTCCTTGTACTTGTTGGTCCTTCAGGCTGCGGGAAATCTACGACATTGCGTATGGTGGCAGGACTTGAAACGATTTCCGAAGGGGAACTACGCATCGAGGGTAAACGAGTGAATGAAGTTGAACCAAAAGACCGTGATATTGCAATGGTGTTCCAAAACTACGCTCTTTATCCGCATATGAATGTATATGATAATATGGCTTTTGGCTTGAAGCTGCGTAAATTCTCCAAAGATCAAATTGATAAAAAAGTACGTGACGCTGCAGCAATTTTAGGGTTATCGGAATTATTGGACAAGAAGCCAAAATCCCTATCCGGTGGTCAGCGCCAACGTGTTGCATTAGGACGCGCCATTGTTCGTGACGCGAAACTGTTTTTAATGGACGAACCATTATCGAACTTGGATGCAAAACTTCGTGTACAAATGCGCTCTGAAATTACAAAGCTCCATTACCGTTTAAATACGACGACTATATATGTTACACACGACCAGACGGAAGCGATGACAATGGCTTCACGTATTGTTGTAATGAAAGATGGAATCATTCAGCAAATCGGAACGCCTCGTGAAGTATATGATACACCTGAGAATGTATTTGTTGGCGGGTTTATTGGTTCACCAGCTATGAACTTCCTTCGCGGGAATGTCGTAGGGGAATATTTTGAAATTGCCAGCGAAAAAGTTCGCATTCCCGAAGAAAAATTAAAAGTATTAAAAGAACAAAATTATACGGACCGGGAAATTATTTTAGGTATCCGTCCTGAAGATATACATGACGGCAATAAACAAGACTCGAGCAGTGTTGTTAAAACTAAAGTGCAAGTAAGCGAATTAACCGGTGCAGAAATGATTGTTTATGCATCAATTGATGACCAGCAATTTGTAGGCAAAATACACGCAGATGCAGATGTAGCTATGGGCCAGGAGCTTTCCCTTAACTTCAACTTAGCTAAGGCACACTTTTTTGATCCGGCAACTGAAATGCGGATTCGCTGA
- a CDS encoding sigma 54-interacting transcriptional regulator, translated as MNQLDDSSVFEFMIEKIETGLCAIDENGRVIVYNKKMRELTGESLEQITQRFLSQSLDFNLEQNMLQKVLASGQSFKHIKQTFWNARGEEVTMMNDYYPYTLNDGTKIAIQFSRDITQQEFLMDRPLSRYGAPLTFDIITAVSKSMKQVIQQAKIAALGRIPVMLVGESGTGKDMIAEGIHHELAEKNERFITLICRRNEETLLAQIEKYIAEEKNYTFFAERIEFLSDEAQNRIVELLEKHSERNHVFIASIGEDPIDLIQKGHLSKNLYYLFSNLTIQVPALRERREDIKPFVDDYFARRRIAYGSPVKGLSPEIEEIFLNYEWPGNLKELEVLLDDISALLTTEEYVELIHIPAYFKWKLQQAEPTTSEQQKLFDFSGQTLQPLDEYMRKVEDYYISHALQLNDGNISQTAKALGIHRQGLQYRLKRK; from the coding sequence ATGAATCAACTAGATGACTCTAGTGTTTTTGAATTTATGATTGAAAAAATAGAAACCGGTCTTTGCGCTATTGACGAAAATGGACGAGTCATCGTTTACAACAAAAAAATGCGCGAACTTACTGGTGAATCACTTGAACAAATAACACAGCGCTTTTTATCACAGTCACTTGACTTTAACTTGGAGCAAAATATGCTGCAAAAAGTTTTAGCTTCGGGTCAAAGTTTTAAACATATTAAGCAAACGTTCTGGAATGCCCGTGGTGAAGAAGTCACAATGATGAATGACTATTATCCATATACCCTTAATGACGGTACGAAAATCGCTATTCAATTTTCCCGCGATATTACACAGCAGGAGTTTTTAATGGACCGTCCTTTAAGTCGTTACGGAGCTCCATTAACTTTTGATATTATTACCGCTGTCTCAAAATCGATGAAGCAAGTAATCCAGCAAGCTAAAATTGCCGCGCTAGGCCGAATTCCGGTCATGCTTGTCGGTGAATCAGGGACAGGGAAAGATATGATTGCAGAAGGTATTCATCATGAGTTGGCAGAAAAAAACGAACGCTTTATTACACTTATTTGCCGCCGCAATGAAGAAACTTTGCTCGCTCAAATCGAAAAATATATTGCCGAGGAAAAAAACTATACGTTTTTTGCCGAGCGGATTGAGTTTTTATCAGATGAAGCACAAAACCGTATCGTGGAGCTTCTGGAGAAACATTCCGAACGTAACCATGTATTTATTGCAAGTATTGGTGAAGATCCGATTGACCTAATCCAGAAAGGTCATCTCTCCAAAAATCTGTATTACTTATTTTCTAACTTAACAATTCAAGTACCGGCATTACGTGAGCGCCGTGAAGACATTAAGCCTTTCGTGGACGATTATTTCGCTCGCCGACGCATTGCATACGGCAGCCCGGTTAAAGGTCTATCACCTGAAATCGAGGAAATATTTCTGAACTATGAATGGCCAGGAAACTTAAAAGAACTAGAAGTGTTACTGGATGATATTAGTGCATTACTTACAACAGAAGAATATGTGGAACTTATACATATCCCAGCATATTTCAAGTGGAAGCTCCAGCAAGCCGAGCCAACTACCTCCGAGCAGCAAAAATTATTTGACTTCTCCGGACAAACATTGCAGCCTCTTGATGAATATATGCGTAAAGTTGAGGATTATTATATTTCACACGCCTTACAGCTGAATGATGGAAATATTTCACAAACAGCTAAAGCACTAGGCATCCACCGCCAAGGTTTACAATATCGCTTAAAACGCAAGTGA
- the putP gene encoding sodium/proline symporter PutP — translation MSDYSYQLLAIIIYMIVMLGIGWYAFRKTSNLTDYMLGGRGLGAAVTALSAGAADMSGWLLMGLPGAIYLSGLVEAWIAIGLTIGAYLNWLLVAPRLRVYTQVTKDSITIPSYLDNRLRDNTKLLRIASGIIILVFFTFYVSSGMVSGGKFFESSFGMDYHTGLLFVSAVVVAYTLFGGFLAVSYTDVIQGLIMLITLIAVPVFGIFLTGGIGETVDSIKAVDPEMFSLLPSTVTAAAIISSLAWGLGYFGQPHIIVRFMAISSVKETKSARRIGIGWMIFSLLGALATALVGVAYFQQQGTELKDPETVFIVLGQILFHPFIAGIVLAAILAAVMSTISSQLIVTSSALIEDIYKALFNKTATDKHYVFLGRVAVLFVSIIAAIVAWNPESTILGLVAFAWAGFGAAFGPIILLSLFWRKLTNYGALAGMVAGAAVAFVWGRTESLTSMLYEIVPGFIACLVVAVVVSMLTYKPNAEIEEEFNETQRILKEEQ, via the coding sequence ATGTCGGATTATAGCTATCAGTTGTTGGCCATTATTATTTACATGATTGTGATGCTCGGTATCGGTTGGTATGCCTTTCGAAAAACTAGCAACCTGACAGACTATATGTTAGGAGGGCGCGGTCTCGGTGCAGCTGTAACAGCATTAAGTGCCGGTGCAGCGGATATGTCGGGCTGGCTGTTAATGGGACTTCCAGGTGCAATCTATTTATCAGGACTTGTGGAAGCTTGGATTGCAATCGGTTTAACAATCGGTGCTTACTTAAACTGGTTACTTGTAGCACCTCGTTTACGTGTTTATACACAAGTAACAAAGGATTCCATTACAATTCCAAGTTATTTGGATAACCGTTTGCGTGATAACACTAAACTATTACGTATCGCATCCGGAATTATCATTTTAGTATTCTTTACATTCTATGTATCTTCCGGAATGGTATCCGGCGGTAAGTTTTTCGAAAGCTCATTCGGAATGGATTATCATACAGGTCTTTTATTCGTATCTGCAGTAGTTGTCGCTTACACTTTATTTGGCGGATTCCTGGCTGTTAGTTATACGGATGTTATTCAAGGACTTATTATGCTTATTACATTAATTGCTGTCCCTGTTTTCGGAATTTTCCTAACAGGCGGTATTGGGGAAACGGTCGATTCCATTAAAGCGGTAGATCCGGAAATGTTCAGCCTTCTTCCATCTACTGTGACAGCTGCGGCTATTATTTCTTCTCTTGCATGGGGGCTTGGCTACTTTGGTCAGCCACATATAATTGTGCGCTTTATGGCGATTTCATCTGTAAAAGAAACGAAAAGTGCACGCCGTATCGGTATTGGATGGATGATTTTCAGTTTACTAGGTGCGCTTGCAACAGCTTTGGTCGGTGTAGCATACTTCCAACAGCAAGGTACGGAATTAAAAGATCCGGAAACGGTATTTATCGTACTAGGACAAATTTTATTCCATCCGTTCATCGCAGGAATTGTACTTGCAGCAATTTTGGCAGCAGTTATGAGTACCATTTCATCACAATTAATCGTAACTTCTTCAGCACTGATTGAAGACATTTATAAAGCTTTGTTCAACAAGACTGCGACAGATAAACATTACGTATTTTTAGGTCGTGTCGCTGTACTATTCGTATCTATCATTGCGGCAATTGTTGCATGGAATCCTGAAAGCACAATTTTAGGACTGGTAGCATTCGCATGGGCAGGTTTCGGTGCAGCATTCGGTCCAATCATTTTACTTTCCCTGTTCTGGCGCAAGCTTACTAACTACGGAGCACTTGCCGGCATGGTTGCCGGTGCCGCAGTTGCATTTGTTTGGGGTCGTACGGAAAGTTTAACAAGCATGCTTTATGAGATTGTACCTGGCTTTATCGCGTGTTTAGTCGTTGCAGTCGTAGTAAGTATGTTAACGTATAAACCAAATGCGGAAATCGAAGAAGAGTTCAATGAAACTCAGCGTATTTTAAAAGAAGAGCAATAG
- a CDS encoding ABC transporter ATP-binding protein: protein MKKKVLEVNDLRINFKTYAGVVQAVRGVSFELYEGETLAIVGESGSGKSVTSNALMKLIPQPPGIYAGGEINFNGRNIIPLSEKEMMQVRGNDISMIFQDPMTALNPTMRIGSQITEVLLKHNKVKNKDEAKKRAVELLDQVGIPFPEKRYKSYPHELSGGMRQRVVIAIALAADPKLLIADEPTTALDVTIQAQILELMKELQKKSNTSIIFITHDLGVVANVADRVAVMYAGQIVEYGTVEDIFYNPQHPYTWGLLGSMPDLNNSTDELLMAIPGSPPNLIDPPKGDAFAPRNEFAMKIDFEMEPPMFKVSDTHYAKTWLLHPDAPKMPVPDAVARRIKGYQQEGM, encoded by the coding sequence ATGAAGAAAAAAGTATTAGAAGTAAACGACTTACGTATTAATTTCAAAACGTACGCTGGTGTCGTACAAGCCGTACGCGGAGTAAGCTTTGAATTATACGAAGGCGAAACATTAGCAATCGTTGGTGAATCCGGTTCAGGAAAATCAGTAACGAGTAATGCATTGATGAAGTTAATTCCACAACCACCTGGTATTTATGCCGGTGGTGAAATCAACTTCAATGGTCGCAATATTATCCCTTTATCGGAAAAAGAAATGATGCAAGTTCGCGGAAATGATATTTCAATGATTTTCCAAGACCCCATGACTGCATTAAACCCAACAATGCGTATCGGGTCGCAAATTACCGAAGTGCTTTTAAAGCATAATAAAGTTAAAAATAAGGATGAAGCAAAAAAACGTGCGGTTGAGTTACTTGATCAAGTAGGTATCCCTTTCCCTGAAAAACGTTATAAGTCTTACCCTCATGAACTATCAGGCGGAATGCGTCAACGTGTTGTCATCGCCATCGCACTTGCAGCCGATCCGAAGCTTTTAATTGCCGACGAGCCAACAACTGCGCTTGATGTAACAATTCAGGCCCAAATTTTAGAGCTGATGAAAGAACTTCAAAAGAAATCAAATACGTCAATTATTTTCATTACACATGATTTAGGTGTTGTAGCAAATGTTGCGGACCGTGTTGCGGTAATGTATGCAGGTCAAATCGTTGAGTATGGTACTGTGGAAGATATTTTCTACAATCCGCAGCACCCGTATACTTGGGGACTTCTTGGCTCTATGCCGGACTTAAACAACTCTACTGATGAGTTGTTGATGGCGATTCCGGGTTCACCGCCAAACTTGATCGATCCACCTAAAGGCGATGCATTTGCCCCTCGTAATGAGTTTGCAATGAAAATCGATTTTGAAATGGAACCGCCAATGTTTAAAGTATCGGATACACACTACGCAAAAACTTGGCTACTGCATCCTGATGCACCAAAAATGCCTGTTCCTGATGCGGTAGCACGCCGTATTAAAGGCTATCAACAGGAGGGCATGTAA
- a CDS encoding PucR family transcriptional regulator, producing MQLAQLFPSLKQHSTYPTAHNSATTIFYDSPNACWYEIAKSEITERDALLLRHFYHECSEQTDPWLLLLTQGVVPKPATYSSIRILQYHINNDAAQLKYAIELFFMHDVYLLEVSPTTFWIILFKNYSREELEGFIAILENDFYLHGQLFIGQMLPVSEMLHQSFSSEQKMFQTILERQHQTIYTFSECFLTILPLHLNLPLQQYLQHTLFNNLNDEMITTITTLFSHNGNMSSAAKELHIHRNTLLYRTQRYFEETSLDLKRSDDLLIAYLAAQLNKLTKYP from the coding sequence ATGCAACTTGCACAACTATTCCCTTCCCTTAAGCAACATAGTACATACCCGACAGCCCATAATTCTGCAACTACAATTTTTTATGATTCGCCTAATGCATGCTGGTATGAAATCGCCAAAAGTGAAATAACCGAACGAGATGCTCTATTGTTAAGGCATTTTTATCATGAATGTAGTGAGCAAACGGATCCGTGGTTACTATTATTGACACAAGGAGTTGTACCAAAGCCAGCTACTTACTCTTCTATTCGAATTTTACAATATCATATTAATAATGACGCCGCGCAATTAAAGTACGCTATCGAACTTTTCTTTATGCATGATGTTTATCTTCTTGAAGTTTCTCCTACTACTTTCTGGATTATTTTGTTTAAAAATTATTCACGGGAAGAACTGGAAGGCTTTATTGCTATACTGGAAAATGATTTTTATTTGCATGGACAACTTTTCATAGGTCAAATGCTACCAGTTTCCGAGATGCTTCACCAATCTTTCTCATCAGAGCAAAAAATGTTTCAGACCATTTTAGAACGGCAACATCAAACGATCTATACATTTTCTGAATGCTTCCTAACTATACTGCCGTTACATTTAAATCTGCCGTTACAACAATATTTGCAGCATACGCTGTTCAATAATTTAAATGATGAAATGATTACTACCATTACAACGCTATTTTCCCATAATGGAAACATGTCCTCAGCCGCAAAAGAATTACATATACACCGCAACACGTTGTTGTATCGAACACAACGTTATTTTGAAGAAACATCATTGGACTTAAAGCGCAGTGACGATCTGCTAATAGCTTATTTAGCAGCTCAATTGAATAAACTGACAAAATATCCCTGA
- a CDS encoding ABC transporter ATP-binding protein — MANKILEVQGLKQYFGTAKQPIKAIDGISFDVYEGETLGLVGESGCGKSTTGRSIIRLYDITEGQITFKGKNISEMKSRKELMQFNREMQMIFQDPYASLNPRMTAGELIAEGFDIHGLYKNKKERQARIGELLEAVGLTREHANRYAHEFSGGQRQRIGIARALSLDPSFIIADEPISALDVSIQAQVVNLLKQLQKERGLTYLFIAHDLSMVKYISDRIAVMYRGKILELGSADEIYNNPIHPYTKSLLSAVPQPDPAYERNRTRIPYKHVEHDPAAKVIEARPGHFVFGTDVQVKDWAK; from the coding sequence ATGGCAAATAAAATATTAGAAGTACAAGGCTTAAAACAATATTTTGGCACTGCTAAACAGCCGATTAAAGCGATCGATGGCATCTCCTTTGATGTGTATGAAGGCGAAACATTAGGTTTAGTCGGGGAGTCAGGCTGCGGTAAATCTACAACTGGTCGCTCTATTATCCGCCTTTACGATATTACAGAAGGTCAAATTACCTTTAAAGGCAAAAACATATCAGAAATGAAGTCTCGAAAAGAATTGATGCAATTCAACCGTGAAATGCAAATGATTTTCCAGGACCCTTATGCGAGTTTAAATCCTCGTATGACGGCCGGCGAATTAATTGCAGAAGGCTTTGATATCCATGGCCTGTATAAAAATAAAAAAGAACGCCAAGCTCGTATTGGTGAGTTGCTGGAAGCAGTTGGACTGACACGTGAGCATGCTAACCGTTATGCCCATGAGTTTTCTGGTGGTCAGCGTCAACGTATCGGTATTGCCCGTGCGCTTAGTTTAGACCCAAGCTTCATTATTGCAGATGAGCCGATTTCTGCGCTTGATGTTTCTATCCAAGCACAGGTAGTAAACTTACTGAAGCAACTACAAAAAGAACGTGGGCTAACTTATTTATTCATCGCCCATGATTTATCGATGGTAAAGTATATATCAGACCGAATTGCGGTTATGTATCGCGGAAAAATATTAGAACTTGGAAGTGCGGATGAGATTTACAATAACCCAATCCATCCTTATACGAAGTCTCTATTATCTGCAGTTCCTCAGCCAGATCCGGCTTATGAACGCAACCGTACACGTATCCCGTACAAACATGTTGAACATGATCCGGCTGCTAAAGTAATCGAAGCCCGCCCTGGCCATTTCGTCTTTGGCACAGATGTACAAGTAAAAGACTGGGCTAAATAA
- the pruA gene encoding L-glutamate gamma-semialdehyde dehydrogenase produces the protein MINYKHEPFTDFSVEENKQAYLEALKKVESQLGADYPLIIGGERITTEEKIVSYNPAKKTEVIGSVSKASKDLAEKAMQEADKAFKSWKKVKPEIRADVLFKAATIIRRRKHEFSAWLTKEAGKPWNEADADTAEAIDFLEYYGRQMLEMKDGRKVESRPNEYNRYDYIPLGIGIVISPWNFPFAIMAGTTVAAVVTGNTVLLKPASTTPVVAYKFIEVLEEAGLPKGVVNFVPGSGAEVGDYLVDHPKTRFISFTGSRDVGLRINERASKLSPGQIWIKRVIAEMGGKDTIVVDKDADLELAAQSIVKSAFGFSGQKCSACSRVVIVKDVYDQVVNRVEELTKSLTIGDPSDNNNFMATVIDSAAFKKISEYIEIGKTEGRLVAGGTADDSVGYFVHPTVFADVDPEARIMKEEIFGPVVAITKADSFEEAIDIANNTEYGLTGAVITNDRMNLEYAREEFHVGNLYFNRGCTGAIVGYQPFGGFNMSGTDSKAGGPDYLTLHMQAKTTSEAF, from the coding sequence ATGATTAACTATAAACATGAACCATTTACAGATTTCTCGGTAGAAGAAAACAAGCAAGCTTATTTGGAAGCGCTTAAAAAAGTAGAATCACAGCTTGGTGCCGACTATCCTCTAATTATCGGTGGCGAACGTATTACGACAGAAGAAAAAATTGTATCATATAACCCGGCAAAGAAAACAGAAGTGATTGGGTCTGTTTCAAAAGCTTCAAAAGACTTGGCTGAAAAAGCGATGCAAGAAGCAGATAAAGCCTTCAAATCATGGAAAAAAGTTAAACCTGAAATCCGTGCAGACGTATTATTTAAAGCAGCGACAATTATCCGCCGCCGCAAGCATGAGTTTTCTGCATGGTTAACGAAAGAAGCAGGTAAGCCATGGAATGAAGCGGATGCAGATACTGCAGAAGCAATCGACTTTTTAGAATATTACGGCCGTCAAATGCTGGAAATGAAAGATGGACGTAAAGTAGAAAGTCGTCCAAATGAATACAACCGTTATGATTATATTCCACTAGGGATCGGGATTGTTATTTCTCCTTGGAACTTCCCGTTCGCAATTATGGCAGGTACAACTGTAGCAGCTGTTGTTACTGGTAACACAGTATTATTAAAACCAGCATCAACAACACCGGTTGTCGCTTATAAATTTATTGAAGTGCTTGAAGAAGCAGGTTTACCAAAGGGCGTAGTAAACTTCGTTCCTGGTAGTGGAGCGGAAGTAGGGGACTACTTAGTAGACCACCCGAAAACACGCTTCATCAGCTTTACAGGTTCTCGTGATGTCGGTTTACGTATTAACGAACGCGCATCAAAATTAAGCCCAGGTCAAATTTGGATTAAACGTGTCATCGCTGAAATGGGTGGTAAAGATACAATCGTTGTTGATAAGGATGCAGATTTAGAGTTAGCTGCACAGTCCATTGTAAAATCAGCGTTCGGTTTCTCAGGACAAAAGTGTTCAGCATGTTCACGTGTAGTAATTGTAAAAGATGTATATGATCAAGTTGTAAACCGTGTGGAAGAGTTAACGAAATCATTAACAATCGGTGACCCTTCAGACAATAACAACTTTATGGCAACAGTAATCGATTCAGCAGCATTCAAAAAAATCAGTGAGTATATTGAAATTGGTAAAACAGAAGGCCGTCTAGTTGCTGGTGGTACTGCAGATGATTCTGTTGGTTACTTCGTACACCCGACAGTATTTGCCGACGTAGATCCAGAAGCGCGTATTATGAAAGAAGAAATCTTCGGTCCAGTTGTAGCGATTACAAAAGCAGATTCATTTGAAGAAGCGATTGATATTGCAAACAACACGGAATACGGCTTAACAGGTGCTGTTATTACAAATGACCGTATGAACTTAGAGTATGCTCGCGAAGAGTTCCATGTTGGAAACCTTTATTTCAACCGCGGCTGTACAGGTGCAATCGTTGGTTACCAACCATTTGGCGGCTTCAATATGTCAGGTACTGACTCTAAAGCAGGCGGACCAGATTATTTAACATTGCATATGCAAGCGAAAACAACATCAGAAGCATTTTAA
- a CDS encoding ABC transporter permease, with translation MAQNEQQIPKVSADMFDVVGRSENTDALSKKQVSYWKEVFYRFSHNKLAVIGLILLIIIAGFAIFAPMFSSYTYEQNVGLYNTAPSATHWFGTDDLARDIFVRAWEGARISLFIGITAAVIDLIIGVLWGSIAGLAGGRVDNIMMRIADVLTAIPYLLVVIILLVIMEPGLIPMIIALSITGWVNMARIVRSEVLKIKNQEYVLAARTLGANQWHIIKRHLIPNAMGAILVTMTMTIPSAIFTESFLSYLGLGVQAPLASWGTMASEGFKALQSAPWRLLFPAALISITIFAFNAVGDGLRDALDPKLRK, from the coding sequence ATGGCTCAAAACGAACAGCAAATACCAAAAGTATCAGCTGACATGTTCGATGTTGTCGGTCGTTCAGAAAATACAGATGCCCTTTCTAAAAAGCAAGTATCTTATTGGAAAGAAGTATTTTATCGCTTCTCTCATAACAAGTTAGCTGTAATCGGGTTAATCCTTCTTATTATAATTGCAGGATTTGCAATTTTTGCGCCCATGTTCTCTTCTTATACATATGAACAGAATGTTGGGTTATACAATACGGCTCCTTCTGCAACACATTGGTTCGGTACGGATGACCTTGCGCGTGATATTTTCGTCCGTGCATGGGAAGGTGCCCGAATTTCATTATTCATCGGTATTACTGCCGCTGTAATTGACTTAATTATCGGTGTTTTGTGGGGAAGTATTGCAGGTTTGGCAGGTGGTCGTGTCGATAATATTATGATGCGTATCGCAGATGTATTGACTGCAATCCCTTATTTATTAGTAGTAATTATATTATTGGTAATCATGGAACCTGGTTTAATTCCTATGATTATCGCCCTTTCCATTACAGGTTGGGTAAACATGGCACGAATTGTACGAAGTGAAGTACTGAAAATTAAAAATCAGGAGTACGTACTTGCTGCTCGTACATTAGGCGCAAATCAATGGCACATCATTAAACGTCACTTAATCCCAAATGCAATGGGTGCTATTTTAGTAACAATGACAATGACTATTCCAAGTGCAATTTTCACAGAGAGTTTCTTAAGCTACTTAGGTTTAGGAGTTCAGGCTCCTTTAGCCAGCTGGGGTACAATGGCCTCTGAAGGTTTCAAAGCACTTCAATCTGCACCATGGCGATTATTGTTCCCTGCAGCTTTAATCTCGATTACAATTTTCGCATTTAACGCAGTTGGAGACGGCTTACGTGACGCACTTGATCCGAAATTACGTAAATAA
- a CDS encoding proline dehydrogenase family protein has product MSLKDFFIALSENQTLNSAAQKYGFKLGAQSVVAGTNIDEVIESIKHLNAQGISCTVDNLGEFVFEKSAALAAKEQILAVIERIHSENLDAHISLKPSQLGLDIDFEFSYENLREIVALANEYQIFVNFDMENYARLHPSFELLEKIHAEYDNVGTVIQAYFFESDENVERFKDYRLRLVKGAYKEDESVAYQNKADIDRKFIEQIEYHLLHGKFTSIATHDHNVINHVKQFVEKHNIPNDKFEFQMLYGFRKEMQLSLAKEGYNFCTYVPFGNDWYGYFMRRLAERPQNLTLVTKQVFTKKTNTILAVAAGAFLAGRMSKKYR; this is encoded by the coding sequence ATGTCATTAAAAGATTTTTTTATCGCACTTTCAGAGAATCAAACATTAAATTCTGCAGCCCAAAAATACGGATTTAAGCTAGGGGCGCAAAGTGTCGTTGCAGGTACAAATATTGATGAAGTTATAGAAAGCATCAAGCATTTAAATGCACAGGGTATTTCTTGTACTGTCGATAACCTAGGGGAATTTGTGTTTGAGAAGTCAGCTGCACTTGCTGCAAAAGAGCAAATTTTGGCAGTAATCGAACGCATTCACAGTGAAAACCTTGATGCACATATTTCTTTAAAACCATCTCAGTTGGGGTTGGATATTGATTTCGAGTTTAGCTATGAAAATCTAAGAGAGATCGTTGCATTGGCAAATGAATATCAGATTTTTGTTAATTTTGATATGGAGAACTATGCTCGTTTACACCCTTCATTTGAGTTATTGGAGAAGATTCATGCTGAATACGATAATGTTGGTACAGTAATTCAAGCGTACTTTTTCGAGTCAGATGAAAATGTCGAACGTTTTAAAGATTACCGTTTACGCCTTGTAAAAGGTGCTTACAAAGAAGACGAATCTGTCGCTTATCAAAATAAAGCCGATATTGACCGCAAGTTTATCGAGCAAATTGAATACCATTTACTACATGGCAAATTCACTTCAATTGCAACACATGACCACAATGTAATTAATCATGTAAAACAATTTGTCGAAAAGCATAATATTCCGAATGATAAATTTGAGTTCCAAATGCTTTATGGTTTCCGTAAAGAAATGCAGTTGAGCCTTGCAAAAGAAGGATACAACTTCTGTACGTATGTACCGTTTGGTAATGATTGGTATGGCTACTTTATGCGTCGTTTAGCTGAACGCCCGCAAAACCTGACTCTTGTCACAAAACAAGTATTTACGAAAAAAACAAATACAATTTTAGCTGTTGCAGCAGGTGCATTTTTAGCCGGACGTATGTCTAAAAAGTATAGATAA